The following are encoded in a window of Pirellulales bacterium genomic DNA:
- a CDS encoding BBP7 family outer membrane beta-barrel protein yields the protein MFAFSKTPVVALLLASGLMLAETSRAEQPSSKPARKAAGQKEGNSANKLPPLIANPLRQMPANVPLAYSDRPAPEFSRAVPRTLPAPSAAQEANKALRRPAAARQPAARQPIARPPVVRQPVARRSAARQAAAQVPPGYVRRVSRAMQVEDEMVEPELPPEDIAAPEEPMAAPSAGSPTPATEGRSLQPVPMETDPESEMPMTEYVPMEEFDGCSDGSCDLCADPCCTLCGPPGRFWVSADYLLWWTKDAEYPPLLASSPSSTPADQSGVLGQMNTNILFGNGREDVFNNSQSGARIRFGMWLDQCHCSGLEGDYFAINDNDFNQTYQCDESDNLALARPFYNVQTGLQDSELVWYPGIVDGSATIATSSSFQGAGARWRRNLCCSSFCEPSQGLKCGPGIIGTQSCGTAMCGCGWENMSYRTLDFLAGYRFYKYNDGVSVSENLISTNTGGSIPLGTTFGVFDNFRATNDFHGGELGLHYDVRRGRWGFDCLALVALGNNRQVVDINGHTVIQVPGLDATEYEAGLLTQASNSGRYTQNDFIVIPQLNANLSYFLTCNLKLHVGYNLIYWDRVARAGDFIDLGLNPSQIPPGTLSGEARPAFNWNNTTFWAQGINIGGEIRF from the coding sequence ATGTTCGCCTTTTCCAAGACACCCGTCGTGGCACTTCTGCTGGCATCCGGACTGATGCTGGCCGAGACCAGCCGCGCCGAGCAGCCCAGCAGCAAGCCCGCACGCAAGGCTGCAGGGCAGAAGGAAGGAAATTCGGCCAACAAGCTGCCACCGCTGATCGCCAATCCGCTGCGGCAGATGCCGGCCAATGTGCCGCTGGCTTACAGCGATCGCCCTGCGCCTGAGTTCAGCCGGGCAGTGCCGCGCACCTTGCCCGCGCCGTCGGCCGCACAGGAAGCGAACAAGGCCCTGCGTCGCCCGGCGGCCGCTCGCCAGCCGGCGGCTCGCCAACCGATTGCCCGTCCGCCGGTTGTTCGCCAGCCCGTGGCTCGCCGGTCTGCGGCTCGCCAGGCCGCGGCCCAGGTGCCCCCGGGCTACGTGCGCCGCGTCTCGCGCGCCATGCAGGTCGAAGACGAGATGGTTGAGCCGGAGTTGCCGCCGGAGGACATCGCCGCGCCGGAAGAACCTATGGCAGCACCTTCGGCAGGTTCGCCAACCCCGGCGACCGAGGGCCGCTCGCTGCAGCCCGTCCCGATGGAAACCGATCCGGAGTCGGAGATGCCGATGACGGAGTACGTCCCCATGGAAGAGTTTGACGGCTGCAGCGATGGGTCCTGCGACCTCTGCGCCGATCCTTGCTGCACGCTGTGCGGTCCGCCGGGACGTTTTTGGGTGAGCGCCGATTACCTGTTGTGGTGGACCAAGGACGCCGAGTATCCGCCGCTGCTGGCCAGCAGCCCGTCGTCGACGCCGGCCGACCAGTCCGGCGTGTTGGGCCAGATGAATACCAACATCCTGTTCGGCAATGGCCGCGAGGACGTGTTCAACAACTCGCAGAGCGGTGCCCGCATTCGCTTTGGCATGTGGCTCGATCAATGCCACTGCAGCGGCCTGGAAGGCGACTACTTTGCCATCAACGACAACGATTTCAACCAGACATACCAATGCGACGAGAGCGACAACCTGGCTCTCGCGCGTCCCTTCTACAACGTCCAGACCGGCCTTCAAGACTCCGAGTTGGTCTGGTATCCAGGTATCGTCGATGGCTCGGCGACGATTGCCACCTCGAGCAGCTTTCAGGGCGCCGGCGCCCGCTGGCGTCGCAATCTGTGCTGCAGCTCGTTCTGCGAGCCCTCGCAAGGGCTGAAGTGCGGGCCGGGCATCATCGGAACCCAGAGTTGCGGCACGGCCATGTGCGGCTGCGGCTGGGAAAACATGAGCTATCGCACGCTGGATTTCCTCGCCGGCTACCGCTTCTACAAGTACAACGACGGCGTCTCGGTGAGCGAGAATCTCATCTCGACCAACACCGGCGGCTCGATTCCGCTGGGCACCACGTTCGGCGTGTTCGACAATTTCCGCGCCACGAACGACTTCCACGGCGGTGAATTGGGCCTGCACTACGACGTCCGCCGCGGGCGCTGGGGGTTTGACTGCCTCGCCCTGGTGGCCCTGGGCAACAATCGCCAGGTCGTGGACATCAACGGACACACCGTGATCCAGGTGCCGGGCCTCGACGCCACGGAATACGAAGCCGGTCTGCTGACACAGGCCTCGAACTCGGGCCGTTACACACAGAACGACTTCATCGTCATTCCGCAGTTGAACGCGAACCTGTCGTACTTCCTGACCTGCAACCTGAAACTGCACGTCGGCTACAACCTGATCTACTGGGATCGCGTGGCTCGCGCCGGCGACTTCATCGATCTGGGCCTGAACCCGTCGCAAATTCCGCCGGGCACCTTGTCCGGCGAAGCCCGGCCGGCGTTCAACTGGAACAACACGACCTTCTGGGCCCAGGGCATCAATATCGGCGGCGAAATTCGCTTCTAG
- a CDS encoding PEP-CTERM sorting domain-containing protein (PEP-CTERM proteins occur, often in large numbers, in the proteomes of bacteria that also encode an exosortase, a predicted intramembrane cysteine proteinase. The presence of a PEP-CTERM domain at a protein's C-terminus predicts cleavage within the sorting domain, followed by covalent anchoring to some some component of the (usually Gram-negative) cell surface. Many PEP-CTERM proteins exhibit an unusual sequence composition that includes large numbers of potential glycosylation sites. Expression of one such protein has been shown restore the ability of a bacterium to form floc, a type of biofilm.), which translates to MDGKRDMQLRLVRHAPHAAAIICMLALIPGVASAATLTIDEFNTPAVADVQAIGILPGQPGPRLLVKQPAADVVGLERDSLFEVNGMVTPGVYTGFIGDGILYYNGGTRTGTKATLQYDGLDADDPGTPALVDAQGLSLNIGTVGKFIFGFLSADAGPSQNTFKIEIRAVSAGGKNASYLGDITEDPNPFDYQVDYSSFTTDAGFDFTQLKSLTVCLNKTALPAVDFELDRIEVSMVPEPSSLVLLICGGGMLGWYGLARRKRSNASLK; encoded by the coding sequence GTGGACGGAAAAAGGGATATGCAGCTTCGATTGGTCAGACACGCGCCGCATGCAGCCGCAATCATCTGCATGTTGGCACTGATACCTGGCGTGGCGTCCGCAGCCACGCTCACGATCGATGAGTTTAATACGCCGGCCGTGGCCGACGTTCAGGCGATCGGGATCCTGCCTGGACAACCCGGTCCTCGGTTGCTCGTGAAGCAACCGGCCGCGGACGTCGTCGGCTTGGAGCGCGACTCGCTGTTCGAAGTCAACGGGATGGTGACTCCCGGGGTCTACACCGGCTTCATTGGCGACGGCATCCTCTACTACAACGGCGGTACCCGGACCGGCACCAAGGCCACGTTGCAATACGACGGCCTCGATGCGGACGATCCGGGCACCCCAGCGCTGGTCGACGCTCAGGGCTTGTCGCTGAACATCGGCACCGTGGGAAAATTCATCTTTGGGTTCCTCAGCGCCGACGCAGGCCCTAGCCAGAACACCTTTAAAATCGAAATCCGTGCGGTCTCCGCCGGCGGCAAGAATGCCAGCTATCTGGGAGACATCACGGAAGATCCGAACCCGTTCGACTATCAGGTCGACTACAGTTCGTTCACCACCGATGCCGGCTTCGACTTCACCCAGTTGAAGAGCCTCACGGTGTGCCTGAATAAGACCGCTCTGCCCGCGGTCGATTTCGAGTTGGACCGGATTGAAGTCTCGATGGTGCCTGAACCTTCCAGCCTCGTTCTGCTGATCTGCGGCGGCGGAATGCTGGGTTGGTACGGCCTGGCCCGTCGAAAGAGGAGCAACGCCAGCCTGAAGTGA